In a genomic window of Rhododendron vialii isolate Sample 1 chromosome 12a, ASM3025357v1:
- the LOC131311282 gene encoding UPF0235 protein At5g63440 isoform X1, whose translation MPKRTTHTYSSEDAAPEGPDSDLFVYYCKHCGCHVLITDTQLQKMPKRKTDKAYVLDKKKHLARLNINEAGKVLLKRGEGKLEKQFRMNCMGCGLFVCYRSEEDLEFASFIYVIDGALSTVAAETNPQDAPVPPCISQLEGGLVQVAIEVEDRAQRSAITRVNADDVRVTVAAPAARGEANNELLELMGKVLDLRLSQMTLQRGWNNKSKLLVVEDLSARQVYEKLLEAVQP comes from the exons atgccGAAGAGGACGACGCACACGTACTCGAGTGAGGACGCGGCACCAGAAGGGCCCGACTCGGATCTCTTTGTGTACTATTGCAAGCACTGCGGCTGTCATGTCCTCATCACTG ACACCCAGTTGCAGAAAATGCCTAAAAGGAAAACAGACAAAGCATATGTGTTGGACAAGAAGAAGCATCTTGCAAGACTCAATATAAATGAGGCAGGAAAAGTTCTCTTAAAACG TGGGGAAGGGAAATTGGAGAAGCAGTTCCGTATGAACTGCATGGGATGTGGACTGTTTGTTTGCTATCGCTCAGAAGAAGATTTGGAATTTGCCTCTTTCATATACGTCATTGATGGTGCACTTAGTACAGTTGCTGCTGAAACTAACCCACAG GATGCCCCGGTGCCCCCTTGCATATCACAGTTAGAAGGAGGACTTGTTCAGGTGGCAATAGAAGTGGAAGATCGTGCACAACGCTCTGCAATCACTA GAGTTAATGCTGATGATGTTCGAGTGACTGTAGCCGCACCTGCAGCCCGTGGGGAAGCTAATAATGAACTTCTGGAATTAATGGGGAAA GTATTGGATTTGAGACTGAGCCAGATGACCCTTCAGAGAGGTTGGAATAACAAATCAAAGCTCCTTGTG
- the LOC131311282 gene encoding UPF0235 protein At5g63440 isoform X2, with protein MPKRTTHTYSSEDAAPEGPDSDLFVYYCKHCGCHVLITDTQLQKMPKRKTDKAYVLDKKKHLARLNINEAGKVLLKRGEGKLEKQFRMNCMGCGLFVCYRSEEDLEFASFIYVIDGALSTVAAETNPQDAPVPPCISQLEGGLVQVAIEVEDRAQRSAITRVNADDVRVTVAAPAARGEANNELLELMGKVLDLRLSQMTLQRGWNNKSKLLVENQ; from the exons atgccGAAGAGGACGACGCACACGTACTCGAGTGAGGACGCGGCACCAGAAGGGCCCGACTCGGATCTCTTTGTGTACTATTGCAAGCACTGCGGCTGTCATGTCCTCATCACTG ACACCCAGTTGCAGAAAATGCCTAAAAGGAAAACAGACAAAGCATATGTGTTGGACAAGAAGAAGCATCTTGCAAGACTCAATATAAATGAGGCAGGAAAAGTTCTCTTAAAACG TGGGGAAGGGAAATTGGAGAAGCAGTTCCGTATGAACTGCATGGGATGTGGACTGTTTGTTTGCTATCGCTCAGAAGAAGATTTGGAATTTGCCTCTTTCATATACGTCATTGATGGTGCACTTAGTACAGTTGCTGCTGAAACTAACCCACAG GATGCCCCGGTGCCCCCTTGCATATCACAGTTAGAAGGAGGACTTGTTCAGGTGGCAATAGAAGTGGAAGATCGTGCACAACGCTCTGCAATCACTA GAGTTAATGCTGATGATGTTCGAGTGACTGTAGCCGCACCTGCAGCCCGTGGGGAAGCTAATAATGAACTTCTGGAATTAATGGGGAAA GTATTGGATTTGAGACTGAGCCAGATGACCCTTCAGAGAGGTTGGAATAACAAATCAAAGCTCCTTGTG
- the LOC131311282 gene encoding UPF0235 protein At5g63440 isoform X3, producing the protein MSSSLLQKMPKRKTDKAYVLDKKKHLARLNINEAGKVLLKRGEGKLEKQFRMNCMGCGLFVCYRSEEDLEFASFIYVIDGALSTVAAETNPQDAPVPPCISQLEGGLVQVAIEVEDRAQRSAITRVNADDVRVTVAAPAARGEANNELLELMGKVLDLRLSQMTLQRGWNNKSKLLVVEDLSARQVYEKLLEAVQP; encoded by the exons ATGTCCTCATCACTG TTGCAGAAAATGCCTAAAAGGAAAACAGACAAAGCATATGTGTTGGACAAGAAGAAGCATCTTGCAAGACTCAATATAAATGAGGCAGGAAAAGTTCTCTTAAAACG TGGGGAAGGGAAATTGGAGAAGCAGTTCCGTATGAACTGCATGGGATGTGGACTGTTTGTTTGCTATCGCTCAGAAGAAGATTTGGAATTTGCCTCTTTCATATACGTCATTGATGGTGCACTTAGTACAGTTGCTGCTGAAACTAACCCACAG GATGCCCCGGTGCCCCCTTGCATATCACAGTTAGAAGGAGGACTTGTTCAGGTGGCAATAGAAGTGGAAGATCGTGCACAACGCTCTGCAATCACTA GAGTTAATGCTGATGATGTTCGAGTGACTGTAGCCGCACCTGCAGCCCGTGGGGAAGCTAATAATGAACTTCTGGAATTAATGGGGAAA GTATTGGATTTGAGACTGAGCCAGATGACCCTTCAGAGAGGTTGGAATAACAAATCAAAGCTCCTTGTG